In Blastocatellia bacterium, one DNA window encodes the following:
- a CDS encoding acyl-CoA thioesterase: MDEGRRDPVEVATRVRYAETDQMGVAYYANHFVWFEVGRSEFCRQRGFAYRQLEEEWGLYLVVVEARCRYLAPARYDDEIIIRTWLGETRKRSLSFRYEILGEDGRKLAEGETVHVVVDREGRARTLPPIFIERLRRGAGA; encoded by the coding sequence ATGGATGAGGGGCGTCGAGATCCGGTCGAAGTGGCGACGCGGGTGCGCTATGCGGAGACCGATCAAATGGGCGTGGCCTATTACGCGAATCATTTCGTTTGGTTCGAGGTTGGACGTAGCGAGTTTTGTCGACAGCGCGGGTTCGCCTATCGGCAGCTTGAGGAGGAATGGGGACTCTACCTGGTCGTGGTCGAGGCGCGGTGTCGGTATTTAGCGCCAGCCCGCTACGACGATGAGATCATCATCCGCACCTGGCTCGGGGAAACGCGCAAGCGTTCGTTGAGCTTTCGCTACGAGATCCTCGGAGAGGATGGGCGGAAGCTTGCCGAAGGAGAGACGGTCCACGTTGTCGTGGATCGGGAGGGACGAGCGCGAACGCTCCCGCCAATTTTCATCGAGCGCTTGCGTCGCGGAGCGGGTGCTTGA
- a CDS encoding OsmC family protein translates to MQEVRVVLADERLFVGHSPSGRAIVIDADRERDSAPGPMQLLLLALGACTGTDVATILKKKRQVVTHYEVRVSAEQREEYPRIWQDIVVRHIVRGRQISEGAVREAIRLSETKYCSVSAMLGAATTVTMTYEIQEEEVAS, encoded by the coding sequence ATGCAAGAAGTTCGAGTCGTCCTCGCCGATGAACGGCTCTTCGTCGGTCACTCGCCGAGTGGTCGGGCCATCGTCATTGACGCTGACCGAGAGCGGGACAGCGCTCCGGGCCCCATGCAGTTACTCTTGCTCGCCCTGGGCGCGTGTACGGGCACGGATGTCGCGACTATTCTGAAGAAGAAGCGGCAAGTGGTCACGCATTACGAAGTGCGTGTCTCCGCCGAACAGCGCGAGGAGTATCCCCGCATCTGGCAGGACATCGTCGTGCGACACATCGTGCGCGGGCGCCAGATCTCTGAGGGAGCTGTGCGAGAAGCCATCCGCCTCTCTGAGACGAAATATTGCAGCGTCTCAGCGATGCTCGGTGCTGCGACGACCGTCACCATGACCTACGAGATCCAGGAGGAGGAAGTGGCCTCATGA
- a CDS encoding deoxyhypusine synthase family protein has protein sequence MSIYEQRPIDLTPLRTYRLADRPSKVTIREFARPYKPGTSLKTFLDSLPRILAGEDFRAIVASIQRARRRGKPVLMGLGGHVIKCGLAPILIDLVQRRMITGVAMTGAGVIHDFEIALCGATSEDVEASLGEGRFGMAEETGRLINEAIGEGFRDGLGMGEAIGRALYRLDPPYKTFSLLYAAYAERVPMTVHISLGADITHIHPSASGEAIGATSHRDFRLFCSLVREMEGGGVYLNVGSAVMLPEVFLKAVTVVRNLGVKLHDITTANFDFIQHYRPMTNVVRRPVAGVGRGFALTGHHEILIPLLAAALIEGGE, from the coding sequence ATGAGCATCTACGAGCAACGTCCGATTGATCTCACACCGCTTCGCACCTATCGCCTCGCCGATCGCCCGAGTAAGGTCACGATTCGCGAGTTCGCGCGGCCCTATAAACCAGGGACATCGCTGAAGACCTTTCTCGATAGCCTTCCACGCATACTCGCTGGGGAGGATTTTCGAGCGATCGTCGCGAGCATTCAGCGGGCGCGGCGGCGAGGGAAGCCAGTCCTTATGGGCCTAGGGGGACACGTCATCAAATGCGGTCTGGCGCCGATCCTGATTGATCTTGTGCAGCGGCGGATGATCACCGGTGTGGCCATGACGGGGGCCGGGGTGATTCATGATTTCGAGATCGCGCTTTGCGGAGCGACTTCCGAGGATGTGGAAGCATCGCTCGGAGAGGGGCGATTTGGCATGGCTGAGGAGACGGGCCGCTTGATCAATGAAGCCATTGGCGAGGGGTTTCGGGATGGCCTGGGGATGGGCGAGGCCATCGGGCGTGCTTTGTACCGGCTCGATCCTCCCTACAAGACCTTCTCGCTCCTTTATGCCGCGTATGCCGAGCGCGTGCCGATGACCGTACATATTAGCCTCGGCGCGGACATCACGCACATTCATCCTTCGGCAAGCGGCGAGGCCATTGGCGCCACCAGCCATCGCGATTTCCGCCTCTTCTGCTCCCTTGTGCGAGAGATGGAGGGCGGCGGCGTCTATCTCAACGTGGGCTCCGCTGTGATGTTGCCCGAAGTCTTTTTAAAAGCCGTCACCGTCGTGCGCAATCTCGGCGTGAAACTCCACGACATCACGACGGCGAACTTCGATTTCATCCAACACTACCGCCCGATGACGAACGTCGTGCGACGTCCGGTCGCCGGCGTAGGCCGCGGCTTTGCCTTGACGGGGCATCATGAGATTTTGATCCCGCTTCTGGCTGCCGCCCTCATTGAGGGAGGCGAATAA
- a CDS encoding M1 family aminopeptidase has protein sequence MPRSVGSVLTLLLLAMPSLPFSTNERQAETSAADPVYLALRQMQPGEERASVEEMELRRDAGHFFFHRGTFYFFAPVMGRTLGAIFVGEGTFTLSPSLEVERQFLAHLTGTSELREPFEEAILYFTDRTGEELRRHLTITRAPPSKPIADRIREHQRVVRRQLKPALELRLLADLYAPQREGFFLCFLKGKKHPKLVFGVDPLGFAPSLPSPEEVGLASYEETTQGIWALFHRNAERASANVEEKDHREYDLTQYRLQVSLDRGGRLDVTAEVTFVPLQPHLRVIRFSLFPKLRVERAWDAAGNPLPFLQADEEEGEALAIIFPEPLPVGVPRTVSLRYGGSGAVRPSGPGNYILIPEARSTWYPNNWQMPFGDRATFELTFTIPRDHTIVATGHPRDRDSERSRWTSEWPTTVAGFNFGLFQTRQRIEEGIALEVYTNPTEPDEIRRVQLLAEQLERRGIRLDLPMGSLTTSGLAENMLIEALNAMRIFTRYFGPNPYGRIALSQQPAAFFGQSWPMLIYLPYTAFLDGTQRRALGLPVRFSEFTDVVGAHEVAHQWWGHIVSWKTYRDQWMSEGFSDFSAALYLQFAFHQDPERRLKRFLDFWKSQREVITQKALLGLTRTSLEPYRVGPLILGVRLNTGRTSGAYERLAYAKGAFVLHMLRMMLRDPRAPLGQGDDRFIALMREFVRTYAHRAASTQDFQRIVEKHMTPEMDLEGNGRMEWFFRQWVYGTAIPHYVLHYRIHPTPDGKHRLWLKVSQSRVPDDFRMLVPVYLDYGEGKLVRLGTATLQGNGSVETEVTLATPPRRVLLNAFEDVLCTKEEKAAK, from the coding sequence ATGCCTCGATCCGTGGGGTCCGTTCTCACGCTCCTCCTCCTCGCAATGCCCTCGCTTCCCTTCTCGACAAATGAGCGGCAAGCGGAGACTTCGGCCGCTGATCCCGTCTATCTCGCCTTGCGCCAGATGCAACCGGGCGAGGAGCGTGCGAGCGTCGAGGAAATGGAGCTGCGGCGCGATGCTGGTCACTTCTTCTTCCATCGCGGGACGTTCTATTTCTTCGCGCCAGTGATGGGGCGCACGCTCGGAGCTATCTTCGTGGGCGAAGGGACATTCACGCTCTCCCCTTCACTTGAGGTCGAGCGACAATTCCTCGCCCATCTGACAGGCACTAGCGAGTTGCGCGAGCCCTTCGAGGAGGCGATCCTCTACTTCACCGACAGGACGGGAGAAGAGCTGCGCCGGCATCTCACAATCACTCGCGCCCCACCGTCGAAACCGATCGCAGATCGAATCCGCGAGCATCAACGGGTGGTGCGGCGTCAGCTCAAGCCCGCGCTCGAATTGCGCCTGCTGGCCGATCTCTATGCGCCACAGCGTGAGGGTTTCTTCCTCTGCTTCCTGAAGGGGAAGAAGCACCCGAAGCTCGTGTTTGGCGTAGATCCCCTTGGATTCGCCCCTTCGCTGCCAAGCCCTGAAGAAGTAGGTCTGGCGAGCTATGAGGAGACGACTCAGGGCATCTGGGCGCTCTTTCACCGCAACGCGGAGCGAGCCTCGGCCAACGTTGAAGAGAAAGATCATCGCGAGTACGATCTGACGCAGTATCGCCTCCAGGTCAGCTTGGATCGCGGCGGACGGTTAGACGTCACGGCGGAAGTCACCTTCGTCCCTCTCCAACCGCATCTGCGCGTCATTCGCTTCTCCCTTTTCCCGAAACTGCGCGTCGAACGCGCGTGGGATGCGGCGGGAAATCCCCTCCCATTCCTTCAAGCGGACGAAGAAGAGGGGGAGGCGCTGGCCATAATCTTTCCGGAACCGCTTCCGGTAGGCGTGCCGCGCACCGTGTCCCTTCGCTATGGCGGCAGCGGAGCCGTGCGTCCGAGCGGTCCCGGCAACTATATCCTCATCCCCGAAGCGCGGTCCACCTGGTATCCGAACAACTGGCAAATGCCCTTCGGCGATCGCGCGACGTTCGAGCTCACGTTCACGATTCCACGCGACCATACGATCGTCGCCACGGGGCATCCTCGCGATCGGGATTCGGAGAGGTCGCGCTGGACGAGCGAGTGGCCCACCACGGTCGCGGGGTTCAATTTCGGCCTCTTCCAGACGCGACAGCGGATCGAGGAGGGGATCGCTCTCGAAGTCTACACGAATCCGACTGAACCGGATGAAATCCGCCGCGTGCAATTGCTGGCGGAGCAGTTGGAACGACGAGGCATTCGCCTGGATCTGCCGATGGGGAGTCTGACCACAAGCGGCCTTGCGGAGAATATGCTCATCGAGGCGCTCAACGCGATGCGTATCTTCACCCGCTACTTCGGACCGAATCCCTACGGGCGCATCGCGCTCTCGCAGCAACCGGCCGCGTTCTTCGGACAAAGCTGGCCGATGCTCATTTATCTGCCGTACACGGCGTTCCTGGACGGCACGCAGCGACGCGCACTCGGCTTGCCCGTGCGTTTCTCCGAATTCACGGATGTCGTCGGCGCACACGAGGTCGCCCACCAATGGTGGGGGCATATCGTGAGCTGGAAGACGTACCGCGATCAATGGATGTCCGAAGGCTTCTCGGATTTCTCGGCCGCGCTTTATCTGCAGTTCGCCTTTCACCAGGACCCGGAGCGACGCTTGAAGCGATTCCTCGATTTCTGGAAAAGCCAACGCGAGGTGATCACGCAAAAGGCTTTACTCGGCCTCACTCGCACGAGTCTGGAGCCTTATCGGGTTGGTCCGCTCATCCTGGGCGTGCGCTTGAACACGGGACGAACAAGCGGGGCTTATGAGCGACTCGCATATGCGAAGGGGGCCTTCGTCCTACATATGCTACGCATGATGCTGCGCGATCCGCGCGCTCCCCTGGGACAGGGCGATGACCGATTCATCGCTCTGATGCGCGAGTTCGTCCGCACCTACGCGCATCGCGCGGCCTCGACCCAGGACTTTCAACGGATCGTCGAGAAACATATGACGCCGGAAATGGACCTGGAGGGGAACGGGCGCATGGAATGGTTCTTCCGACAATGGGTCTACGGGACGGCCATCCCGCATTACGTGCTTCACTATCGGATCCACCCAACCCCGGATGGCAAGCATCGGCTTTGGCTCAAAGTCTCTCAAAGCCGCGTGCCCGATGATTTCCGCATGCTCGTCCCCGTCTATCTCGATTACGGCGAGGGGAAGCTCGTGCGCCTGGGTACGGCGACCTTACAGGGGAATGGTTCGGTCGAGACCGAAGTGACGCTGGCAACCCCTCCCCGACGCGTCCTCTTGAACGCCTTCGAAGACGTGCTGTGCACAAAGGAGGAAAAGGCCGCGAAGTGA
- the dcd gene encoding dCTP deaminase produces the protein MPVKSDKWIRRMALEYGMIVPFEERLIREVEGRRIISAGLSSYGYDIRLAKDGFFIFSPIKGREIDPKNFDTSSLIEAPLRTAEDGSQYWLLPPLSYALGVTVETFNIPRRVIGLAFGKSTYARSGVIINATPLEPCWRGRLVLEISNSADLPVRIYAEEGIGQIIFIESDEECEVSYEDRQGKYQDQTGLVPPKV, from the coding sequence ATGCCGGTGAAATCGGACAAGTGGATTCGTCGGATGGCTTTGGAATACGGCATGATCGTCCCCTTCGAGGAGCGCTTGATTCGCGAAGTCGAAGGTCGGCGGATCATCAGCGCGGGCCTCTCCAGCTACGGGTATGACATTCGCCTCGCCAAGGACGGCTTCTTCATCTTCTCTCCGATCAAGGGGCGAGAGATTGATCCCAAGAACTTCGACACGAGCAGCCTGATCGAAGCCCCGTTGCGCACGGCCGAGGACGGATCGCAGTATTGGCTCTTGCCTCCGCTCTCCTACGCTCTCGGCGTCACAGTCGAGACGTTCAATATTCCGCGGCGGGTGATCGGCCTGGCCTTCGGCAAGAGCACCTATGCGCGCTCGGGAGTCATCATTAATGCGACGCCGCTCGAACCCTGTTGGCGAGGCCGCTTAGTGCTGGAGATTTCGAACTCCGCCGATCTCCCCGTCCGTATCTACGCCGAAGAGGGCATCGGACAGATCATCTTCATCGAGAGCGATGAGGAGTGCGAGGTCTCGTACGAAGACCGACAGGGGAAATACCAGGATCAAACCGGATTGGTTCCGCCGAAGGTTTGA
- a CDS encoding DUF4115 domain-containing protein produces the protein MQTERLTLGQELKRRREARGIELEDISNATRVAVRFLRAIEEDDFQSLPGGLFTRSFIRTYARHVGMDEEEAIARYYEQTGQVREDVPRYPFTTVAAERARSIFWTRVVVVLFVVGVLALGGYGGWHYWQREGKQLWESWRASRAPVVSPEEQEPTRLPESVPTPATPSVSSSDVAPVAPSDSVSLEGAAAAASREQVPSVPATPLEVRLEATGNCWISVQVDDEPKPRQEMLRAGDVRTFTPRKQVRLSVGSVPALKVTINGQPARLPSVGHVARGVIITPENARQFITP, from the coding sequence ATGCAAACGGAACGGCTGACGCTCGGCCAAGAATTGAAGCGCCGTCGCGAGGCCCGAGGGATCGAATTAGAGGATATTTCGAATGCCACGCGGGTGGCCGTGCGTTTCCTCCGTGCCATCGAGGAAGATGACTTTCAGTCCCTGCCGGGAGGACTCTTCACTCGTTCCTTCATTCGCACCTATGCCCGTCATGTGGGGATGGATGAGGAGGAAGCGATCGCCCGATATTACGAACAAACGGGACAGGTACGAGAGGACGTCCCACGATACCCCTTCACGACCGTAGCGGCCGAACGCGCGCGCTCCATCTTTTGGACTCGGGTCGTCGTCGTCCTCTTCGTTGTGGGGGTCTTGGCGCTAGGCGGATATGGGGGGTGGCATTACTGGCAGCGAGAGGGAAAGCAGTTGTGGGAGAGCTGGAGAGCGAGTCGCGCACCCGTTGTTTCTCCCGAGGAGCAGGAACCAACTCGCCTCCCAGAGTCGGTTCCCACGCCGGCAACCCCATCGGTGTCTTCTTCTGACGTCGCTCCAGTAGCTCCATCGGATTCTGTGAGCTTGGAGGGGGCTGCGGCTGCCGCTTCTCGCGAGCAAGTCCCGAGCGTACCTGCCACTCCATTGGAGGTCCGGCTGGAGGCGACGGGGAATTGTTGGATCTCGGTTCAAGTGGACGATGAGCCCAAGCCTCGACAGGAGATGCTGCGCGCTGGCGATGTCCGCACGTTCACACCGAGGAAACAGGTACGCTTGTCAGTGGGGAGCGTTCCTGCTCTGAAAGTGACGATCAATGGGCAACCGGCGCGATTGCCCTCGGTGGGCCATGTCGCCCGCGGAGTGATCATCACGCCGGAGAATGCGCGACAATTCATCACGCCGTGA